One region of Citrus sinensis cultivar Valencia sweet orange chromosome 6, DVS_A1.0, whole genome shotgun sequence genomic DNA includes:
- the LOC102607366 gene encoding ubiquitin carboxyl-terminal hydrolase 8-like isoform X3, whose translation MTRLAEKLQLSLLLTRNTTRFLSRVSLSTLRLCKSLLSKTLAGLFSAMDNDYPFSSEGDDHLFEFDYSNSSRQNNYFSQPTATNSRGLFDDDDRQKVYLVPYRWWKESQILLAEKVGGVLYEVSSNDDNTDLEILLHLKKKEGSVDSDCGEGGVSVREYALVPEGMWLRALKWHNDSKAAVKDFGSSFAADEQDVFPLQIRLSVSQETNSLLVKISLEDNKVDLYKRACNLFISVSEMLYIWDFSGQTTQFLMNDRVTMSDDFSAKPGEEVFLQLQVHGFSDSVGETNDEMAEHYKIIDSICNGSVKINGSNDNLNSYITSSNSVRRGSGNGGVCLLGLTGLRNLGNTCFMNSAIQCLAHTPEIVDYFLGDYQKEINYENPLGLNGELALAFGDLIRKLWAPGGIPVAPRMFKLKLANFAPQFSGYNQHDSQEFLAFLLDGLHEDLNRVKCKPYLEAKDAEGRPEEEVAEEYWRNHRARNDSIIVDLCQGQYRSMLVCPVCNKVSVTFDPLMYLSLPIPSTTMRTMTVTVLSTDGSTMPAPFTVTVPKYGRFQDLIDALSTKCFLRNEEKLLVAEIYRSKIFRVLDEPSDLLGLIRDEDKLVAYRLPKDSETPSLVLFLHERKEESCHLGRLSLEWKIFGTPLVGRLSDLTNGSDIRKLFLKLLDPFLMPVGDDSDFSDEAGKIDNGDSIVEDVTSSRVSDNDAVSDSSEAGDEPHLSDDFRFYRLDSIRPTEIKMNEPLSISDFAKPLTIHVQWPEKMIEKYDTCLLSSLMEVCKPQLFTRMPPESVSLYKCLEAFLKEEPLGPEDMWYCPRCKKHWQASKKLDLWRSPDILVIHLKRFSFSRYFKSKLDTYVDFPIDDLDLSNYVCCKNSQLSNRYVLYAISNHYGGMGGGHYTAFVDTIIQPSSSTSI comes from the exons ATGACCCGACTTGCAGAGAAGCTCCAATTGTCGCTTTTGCTAACCAGAAACACCACGCGCTTTCTCTCGCGTGTCTCACTCTCCACTCTCCGCCTCTGCAAATCGCTCCTGTCCAAAACCCTAGCGGGCCTCTTCTCCGCGATGGACAATGACTATCCCTTCTCCTCCGAAGGCGACGATCACCTTTTTGAGTTTGATTATAGTAATAGCTCCCgccaaaataattattttagtcaGCCAACGGCGACGAACAGTCGCGGCTTGTTTGACGACGATGACCGCCAGAAAGTATATCTTGTTCCGTACAG GTGGTGGAAGGAGTCGCAAATCCTTCTTGCTGAGAAAGTAGGAGGTGTTTTGTATGAAGTTTCGTCTAACGATGATAATACTGACTTGGAGATTCTGTTgcatttgaagaagaaagagggGTCTGTGGATAGTGATTGTGGGGAAGGAGGAGTTTCAGTTCGTGAATATGCTTTAGTTCCTGAAGGAATGTGGCTGCGGGCTCTTAAATG GCACAATGATTCTAAAGCAGCAGTGAAGGATTTTGGGAGCTCTTTTGCTGCTGATGAGCAGGATGTGTTTCCATTACAAATTAGGCTTTCTGTTTCGCAGGAAACAAATTCTTTGTTAGTGAAGATCAGCTTGGAG GACAACAAGGTTGATCTTTACAAGAGAGCCTGCAATTTATTCATTTCTGTGTCCGAGATG CTGTATATTTGGGACTTCTCGGGCCAGACAACTCAGTTTTTAATGAATGATAGAGTTACTATGTCAGATGATTTCTCAGCAAAACCAGGTGAAGAG GTTTTCCTTCAATTGCAAGTCCATGGATTTTCAGATTCAGTTGGGGAGACAAATGATGAGATGGCAgaacattacaaaataattgattctatTTGCAATGGTTCAGTGAAGATAAATGGGAGCAATGATAATCTGAACTCTTATATAACTTCTTCCAACTCCGTGCGGCGTGGCAGTGGCAATGGAGGAGTCTGTTTGTTGGGTTTGACAGGATTGCGGAATCTTGGAAATACTTGCTTTATGAATAGTGCAATCCAGTGCTTGGCACATACCCCGGAGATTGTTGATTACTTCCTTGGTGACTAccagaaagaaataaattacgAAAATCCATTGGGGTTGAAC GGTGAGCTTGCTTTAGCATTTGGAGACCTTATAAGGAAACTATGGGCTCCAGGAGGAATTCCAGTGGCTCCAAGAATGTTCAAATTAAAACTAGCTAACTTTGCTCCTCAGTTCAGTGGCTATAATCAGCATGATTCCCAA GAATTTCTGGCCTTTTTATTGGATGGACTCCATGAAGATCTAAATCGAGTGAAATGCAAGCCATACTTAGAAGCTAAGGATGCAGAGGGACGACCAGAAGAAGAAGTAGCTGAAGAATATTGGAGGAATCACCGGGCCCGCAATGATTCCATCATAGTTGACTTGTGCCAA GGTCAGTACCGTTCAATGTTGGTTTGCCCAGTTTGCAATAAGGTGTCTGTCACATTCGATCCACTTATGTACCTGTCACTACCTATTCCTTCAACAACAATGAGGACTATGACTGTGACAGTTTTAAGCACTGATGGGAGTACGATGCCAGCTCCGTTTACTGTAACTGTACCAAAATACGGGAGGTTTCAGGATCTTATTGATGCTTTGAGCACCAAATGTTTtttaagaaatgaagaaaagctGTTGGTGGCTGAG ATATACAGGAGTAAGATTTTTCGAGTGCTGGATGAGCCATCTGATTTGTTGGGATTGATCAGAGATGAAGACAAACTTGTTGCTTATCGTTTACCAAAAGATAGTGAGACACCCTCCTTGGTTTTGTTCTTGCATGAAAGGAAGGAAGA GTCTTGCCATCTTGGGAGGTTATCATTGGAATGGAAAATATTCGGCACCCCTCTTGTGGGAAGGCTATCTGATCTTACTAATGGATCTGATATTCGTAAACTGTTTTTGAAATTACTTGATCCATTTCTAATGCCTGTGGGAGATGACTCAGATTTCTCTGATGAAGCCGGGAAAATAGATAATGGAGATTCTATAGTGGAGGATGTTACCAGCTCGAGAGTCTCAGATAATGATGCAGTCTCAGATAGTAGTGAAGCAGGGGATGAGCCACATTTGAGTGATGACTTCCGATTCTACCGTTTGGATTCAATACGACCAACAGAGATAAAAATGAATGAGCCATTATCAATCTCAGATTTTGCCAAGCCATTGACCATACATGTTCAATGGCCAGAAAAGatgattgaaaaatatgataCATGTCTTCTCAGCTCATTAATGGAGGTTTGCAAGCCACAGCTGTTCACGAGGATGCCTCCAGAATCTGTTTCTTTGTATAAATGCCTGGAAGCTTTCTTGAAGGAGGAGCCCTTGGGACCAGAAGACATGTG GTACTGCCCCAGGTGCAAGAAGCATTGGCAAGCTAGCAAAAAATTAGATCTTTGGAGATCGCCTGACATTTTGGTTATTCATTTAAAGAGGTTCTCCTTCAGCCGCTATTTTAAGAGCAAGCTGGATACATATGTTGACTTTCCAATTGACGATCTTGATCTGTCAAATTACGTTTGCTGTAAGAACAGCCAGCTGTCTAATCGTTATGTGCTGTATGCAATAAGCAATCATTATGGAGGCATGGGGGGCGGTCACTATACTGCATTTGTTGAC ACTATCATTCAGCCTTCAAGCAGTACGAGTATCTAA
- the LOC102607659 gene encoding dihydroneopterin aldolase 1, producing MEDIEIMKGDKLILRGLRFHGFHGVKKEERTLGQKFVVDVDAWMDLRKAGKTDLLADTISYTAIYRIVKEIMEGPPHNLLESVAELIASTTLTKYPQISAVRVKVGKPHVAVEGSLDYLGIEILRHRSVDAPNC from the exons ATGGAAGATATTGAGATAATGAAGGGAGATAAACTTATATTAAGGGGATTGAGGTTCCATGGTTTCCATGGTgtgaagaaagaagaaaggacACTAGGCCAGAAGTTTGTGGTAGATGTAGATGCCTGGATGGATCTTCGCAAAGCTGGTAAAACTGACCTTCTGGCAGATACTATTAGTTATACTGCAATTTACAG GATAGTTAAGGAAATAATGGAAGGACCACCGCATAACCTGCTCGAGTCAGTGGCTGAACTCATCGCATCCACCACTCTGACAAAGTACCCTCAAATATCGGCTGTTCGAGTGAAAGTGGGGAAGCCTCATGTTGCCGTTGAAGGCTCTCTTGATTACTTGGGTATTGAGATCCTCAGACACAGAAGTGTTGATGCACCAAATTGCTGA
- the LOC102607366 gene encoding ubiquitin carboxyl-terminal hydrolase 8-like isoform X2 produces MTRLAEKLQLSLLLTRNTTRFLSRVSLSTLRLCKSLLSKTLAGLFSAMDNDYPFSSEGDDHLFEFDYSNSSRQNNYFSQPTATNSRGLFDDDDRQKVYLVPYRWWKESQILLAEKVGGVLYEVSSNDDNTDLEILLHLKKKEGSVDSDCGEGGVSVREYALVPEGMWLRALKWHNDSKAAVKDFGSSFAADEQDVFPLQIRLSVSQETNSLLVKISLEDNKVDLYKRACNLFISVSEMLYIWDFSGQTTQFLMNDRVTMSDDFSAKPGEEVFLQLQVHGFSDSVGETNDEMAEHYKIIDSICNGSVKINGSNDNLNSYITSSNSVRRGSGNGGVCLLGLTGLRNLGNTCFMNSAIQCLAHTPEIVDYFLGDYQKEINYENPLGLNGELALAFGDLIRKLWAPGGIPVAPRMFKLKLANFAPQFSGYNQHDSQEFLAFLLDGLHEDLNRVKCKPYLEAKDAEGRPEEEVAEEYWRNHRARNDSIIVDLCQGQYRSMLVCPVCNKVSVTFDPLMYLSLPIPSTTMRTMTVTVLSTDGSTMPAPFTVTVPKYGRFQDLIDALSTKCFLRNEEKLLVAEIYRSKIFRVLDEPSDLLGLIRDEDKLVAYRLPKDSETPSLVLFLHERKEESCHLGRLSLEWKIFGTPLVGRLSDLTNGSDIRKLFLKLLDPFLMPVGDDSDFSDEAGKIDNGDSIVEDVTSSRVSDNDAVSDSSEAGDEPHLSDDFRFYRLDSIRPTEIKMNEPLSISDFAKPLTIHVQWPEKMIEKYDTCLLSSLMEVCKPQLFTRMPPESVSLYKCLEAFLKEEPLGPEDMWYCPRCKKHWQASKKLDLWRSPDILVIHLKRFSFSRYFKSKLDTYVDFPIDDLDLSNYVCCKNSQLSNRYVLYAISNHYGGMGGGHYTAFVDLGHKRWFEFDDDRVYPVSEDNIKTSAAYVLFYKRVSDVK; encoded by the exons ATGACCCGACTTGCAGAGAAGCTCCAATTGTCGCTTTTGCTAACCAGAAACACCACGCGCTTTCTCTCGCGTGTCTCACTCTCCACTCTCCGCCTCTGCAAATCGCTCCTGTCCAAAACCCTAGCGGGCCTCTTCTCCGCGATGGACAATGACTATCCCTTCTCCTCCGAAGGCGACGATCACCTTTTTGAGTTTGATTATAGTAATAGCTCCCgccaaaataattattttagtcaGCCAACGGCGACGAACAGTCGCGGCTTGTTTGACGACGATGACCGCCAGAAAGTATATCTTGTTCCGTACAG GTGGTGGAAGGAGTCGCAAATCCTTCTTGCTGAGAAAGTAGGAGGTGTTTTGTATGAAGTTTCGTCTAACGATGATAATACTGACTTGGAGATTCTGTTgcatttgaagaagaaagagggGTCTGTGGATAGTGATTGTGGGGAAGGAGGAGTTTCAGTTCGTGAATATGCTTTAGTTCCTGAAGGAATGTGGCTGCGGGCTCTTAAATG GCACAATGATTCTAAAGCAGCAGTGAAGGATTTTGGGAGCTCTTTTGCTGCTGATGAGCAGGATGTGTTTCCATTACAAATTAGGCTTTCTGTTTCGCAGGAAACAAATTCTTTGTTAGTGAAGATCAGCTTGGAG GACAACAAGGTTGATCTTTACAAGAGAGCCTGCAATTTATTCATTTCTGTGTCCGAGATG CTGTATATTTGGGACTTCTCGGGCCAGACAACTCAGTTTTTAATGAATGATAGAGTTACTATGTCAGATGATTTCTCAGCAAAACCAGGTGAAGAG GTTTTCCTTCAATTGCAAGTCCATGGATTTTCAGATTCAGTTGGGGAGACAAATGATGAGATGGCAgaacattacaaaataattgattctatTTGCAATGGTTCAGTGAAGATAAATGGGAGCAATGATAATCTGAACTCTTATATAACTTCTTCCAACTCCGTGCGGCGTGGCAGTGGCAATGGAGGAGTCTGTTTGTTGGGTTTGACAGGATTGCGGAATCTTGGAAATACTTGCTTTATGAATAGTGCAATCCAGTGCTTGGCACATACCCCGGAGATTGTTGATTACTTCCTTGGTGACTAccagaaagaaataaattacgAAAATCCATTGGGGTTGAAC GGTGAGCTTGCTTTAGCATTTGGAGACCTTATAAGGAAACTATGGGCTCCAGGAGGAATTCCAGTGGCTCCAAGAATGTTCAAATTAAAACTAGCTAACTTTGCTCCTCAGTTCAGTGGCTATAATCAGCATGATTCCCAA GAATTTCTGGCCTTTTTATTGGATGGACTCCATGAAGATCTAAATCGAGTGAAATGCAAGCCATACTTAGAAGCTAAGGATGCAGAGGGACGACCAGAAGAAGAAGTAGCTGAAGAATATTGGAGGAATCACCGGGCCCGCAATGATTCCATCATAGTTGACTTGTGCCAA GGTCAGTACCGTTCAATGTTGGTTTGCCCAGTTTGCAATAAGGTGTCTGTCACATTCGATCCACTTATGTACCTGTCACTACCTATTCCTTCAACAACAATGAGGACTATGACTGTGACAGTTTTAAGCACTGATGGGAGTACGATGCCAGCTCCGTTTACTGTAACTGTACCAAAATACGGGAGGTTTCAGGATCTTATTGATGCTTTGAGCACCAAATGTTTtttaagaaatgaagaaaagctGTTGGTGGCTGAG ATATACAGGAGTAAGATTTTTCGAGTGCTGGATGAGCCATCTGATTTGTTGGGATTGATCAGAGATGAAGACAAACTTGTTGCTTATCGTTTACCAAAAGATAGTGAGACACCCTCCTTGGTTTTGTTCTTGCATGAAAGGAAGGAAGA GTCTTGCCATCTTGGGAGGTTATCATTGGAATGGAAAATATTCGGCACCCCTCTTGTGGGAAGGCTATCTGATCTTACTAATGGATCTGATATTCGTAAACTGTTTTTGAAATTACTTGATCCATTTCTAATGCCTGTGGGAGATGACTCAGATTTCTCTGATGAAGCCGGGAAAATAGATAATGGAGATTCTATAGTGGAGGATGTTACCAGCTCGAGAGTCTCAGATAATGATGCAGTCTCAGATAGTAGTGAAGCAGGGGATGAGCCACATTTGAGTGATGACTTCCGATTCTACCGTTTGGATTCAATACGACCAACAGAGATAAAAATGAATGAGCCATTATCAATCTCAGATTTTGCCAAGCCATTGACCATACATGTTCAATGGCCAGAAAAGatgattgaaaaatatgataCATGTCTTCTCAGCTCATTAATGGAGGTTTGCAAGCCACAGCTGTTCACGAGGATGCCTCCAGAATCTGTTTCTTTGTATAAATGCCTGGAAGCTTTCTTGAAGGAGGAGCCCTTGGGACCAGAAGACATGTG GTACTGCCCCAGGTGCAAGAAGCATTGGCAAGCTAGCAAAAAATTAGATCTTTGGAGATCGCCTGACATTTTGGTTATTCATTTAAAGAGGTTCTCCTTCAGCCGCTATTTTAAGAGCAAGCTGGATACATATGTTGACTTTCCAATTGACGATCTTGATCTGTCAAATTACGTTTGCTGTAAGAACAGCCAGCTGTCTAATCGTTATGTGCTGTATGCAATAAGCAATCATTATGGAGGCATGGGGGGCGGTCACTATACTGCATTTGTTGAC CTTGGGCATAAAAGATGGTTTGAGTTTGATGACGACAGGGTTTATCCAGTTAGTGAGGACAATATTAAGACATCTGCAGCTTATGTTCTTTTTTACAAGAGAGTCTCTGAtgtcaaataa
- the LOC102607366 gene encoding ubiquitin carboxyl-terminal hydrolase 8-like isoform X1, giving the protein MTRLAEKLQLSLLLTRNTTRFLSRVSLSTLRLCKSLLSKTLAGLFSAMDNDYPFSSEGDDHLFEFDYSNSSRQNNYFSQPTATNSRGLFDDDDRQKVYLVPYRWWKESQILLAEKVGGVLYEVSSNDDNTDLEILLHLKKKEGSVDSDCGEGGVSVREYALVPEGMWLRALKWHNDSKAAVKDFGSSFAADEQDVFPLQIRLSVSQETNSLLVKISLEDNKVDLYKRACNLFISVSEMLYIWDFSGQTTQFLMNDRVTMSDDFSAKPGEEVFLQLQVHGFSDSVGETNDEMAEHYKIIDSICNGSVKINGSNDNLNSYITSSNSVRRGSGNGGVCLLGLTGLRNLGNTCFMNSAIQCLAHTPEIVDYFLGDYQKEINYENPLGLNGELALAFGDLIRKLWAPGGIPVAPRMFKLKLANFAPQFSGYNQHDSQEFLAFLLDGLHEDLNRVKCKPYLEAKDAEGRPEEEVAEEYWRNHRARNDSIIVDLCQGQYRSMLVCPVCNKVSVTFDPLMYLSLPIPSTTMRTMTVTVLSTDGSTMPAPFTVTVPKYGRFQDLIDALSTKCFLRNEEKLLVAEIYRSKIFRVLDEPSDLLGLIRDEDKLVAYRLPKDSETPSLVLFLHERKEESCHLGRLSLEWKIFGTPLVGRLSDLTNGSDIRKLFLKLLDPFLMPVGDDSDFSDEAGKIDNGDSIVEDVTSSRVSDNDAVSDSSEAGDEPHLSDDFRFYRLDSIRPTEIKMNEPLSISDFAKPLTIHVQWPEKMIEKYDTCLLSSLMEVCKPQLFTRMPPESVSLYKCLEAFLKEEPLGPEDMWYCPRCKKHWQASKKLDLWRSPDILVIHLKRFSFSRYFKSKLDTYVDFPIDDLDLSNYVCCKNSQLSNRYVLYAISNHYGGMGGGHYTAFVDIDYHSAFKQYEYLKTQITSVQLGHKRWFEFDDDRVYPVSEDNIKTSAAYVLFYKRVSDVK; this is encoded by the exons ATGACCCGACTTGCAGAGAAGCTCCAATTGTCGCTTTTGCTAACCAGAAACACCACGCGCTTTCTCTCGCGTGTCTCACTCTCCACTCTCCGCCTCTGCAAATCGCTCCTGTCCAAAACCCTAGCGGGCCTCTTCTCCGCGATGGACAATGACTATCCCTTCTCCTCCGAAGGCGACGATCACCTTTTTGAGTTTGATTATAGTAATAGCTCCCgccaaaataattattttagtcaGCCAACGGCGACGAACAGTCGCGGCTTGTTTGACGACGATGACCGCCAGAAAGTATATCTTGTTCCGTACAG GTGGTGGAAGGAGTCGCAAATCCTTCTTGCTGAGAAAGTAGGAGGTGTTTTGTATGAAGTTTCGTCTAACGATGATAATACTGACTTGGAGATTCTGTTgcatttgaagaagaaagagggGTCTGTGGATAGTGATTGTGGGGAAGGAGGAGTTTCAGTTCGTGAATATGCTTTAGTTCCTGAAGGAATGTGGCTGCGGGCTCTTAAATG GCACAATGATTCTAAAGCAGCAGTGAAGGATTTTGGGAGCTCTTTTGCTGCTGATGAGCAGGATGTGTTTCCATTACAAATTAGGCTTTCTGTTTCGCAGGAAACAAATTCTTTGTTAGTGAAGATCAGCTTGGAG GACAACAAGGTTGATCTTTACAAGAGAGCCTGCAATTTATTCATTTCTGTGTCCGAGATG CTGTATATTTGGGACTTCTCGGGCCAGACAACTCAGTTTTTAATGAATGATAGAGTTACTATGTCAGATGATTTCTCAGCAAAACCAGGTGAAGAG GTTTTCCTTCAATTGCAAGTCCATGGATTTTCAGATTCAGTTGGGGAGACAAATGATGAGATGGCAgaacattacaaaataattgattctatTTGCAATGGTTCAGTGAAGATAAATGGGAGCAATGATAATCTGAACTCTTATATAACTTCTTCCAACTCCGTGCGGCGTGGCAGTGGCAATGGAGGAGTCTGTTTGTTGGGTTTGACAGGATTGCGGAATCTTGGAAATACTTGCTTTATGAATAGTGCAATCCAGTGCTTGGCACATACCCCGGAGATTGTTGATTACTTCCTTGGTGACTAccagaaagaaataaattacgAAAATCCATTGGGGTTGAAC GGTGAGCTTGCTTTAGCATTTGGAGACCTTATAAGGAAACTATGGGCTCCAGGAGGAATTCCAGTGGCTCCAAGAATGTTCAAATTAAAACTAGCTAACTTTGCTCCTCAGTTCAGTGGCTATAATCAGCATGATTCCCAA GAATTTCTGGCCTTTTTATTGGATGGACTCCATGAAGATCTAAATCGAGTGAAATGCAAGCCATACTTAGAAGCTAAGGATGCAGAGGGACGACCAGAAGAAGAAGTAGCTGAAGAATATTGGAGGAATCACCGGGCCCGCAATGATTCCATCATAGTTGACTTGTGCCAA GGTCAGTACCGTTCAATGTTGGTTTGCCCAGTTTGCAATAAGGTGTCTGTCACATTCGATCCACTTATGTACCTGTCACTACCTATTCCTTCAACAACAATGAGGACTATGACTGTGACAGTTTTAAGCACTGATGGGAGTACGATGCCAGCTCCGTTTACTGTAACTGTACCAAAATACGGGAGGTTTCAGGATCTTATTGATGCTTTGAGCACCAAATGTTTtttaagaaatgaagaaaagctGTTGGTGGCTGAG ATATACAGGAGTAAGATTTTTCGAGTGCTGGATGAGCCATCTGATTTGTTGGGATTGATCAGAGATGAAGACAAACTTGTTGCTTATCGTTTACCAAAAGATAGTGAGACACCCTCCTTGGTTTTGTTCTTGCATGAAAGGAAGGAAGA GTCTTGCCATCTTGGGAGGTTATCATTGGAATGGAAAATATTCGGCACCCCTCTTGTGGGAAGGCTATCTGATCTTACTAATGGATCTGATATTCGTAAACTGTTTTTGAAATTACTTGATCCATTTCTAATGCCTGTGGGAGATGACTCAGATTTCTCTGATGAAGCCGGGAAAATAGATAATGGAGATTCTATAGTGGAGGATGTTACCAGCTCGAGAGTCTCAGATAATGATGCAGTCTCAGATAGTAGTGAAGCAGGGGATGAGCCACATTTGAGTGATGACTTCCGATTCTACCGTTTGGATTCAATACGACCAACAGAGATAAAAATGAATGAGCCATTATCAATCTCAGATTTTGCCAAGCCATTGACCATACATGTTCAATGGCCAGAAAAGatgattgaaaaatatgataCATGTCTTCTCAGCTCATTAATGGAGGTTTGCAAGCCACAGCTGTTCACGAGGATGCCTCCAGAATCTGTTTCTTTGTATAAATGCCTGGAAGCTTTCTTGAAGGAGGAGCCCTTGGGACCAGAAGACATGTG GTACTGCCCCAGGTGCAAGAAGCATTGGCAAGCTAGCAAAAAATTAGATCTTTGGAGATCGCCTGACATTTTGGTTATTCATTTAAAGAGGTTCTCCTTCAGCCGCTATTTTAAGAGCAAGCTGGATACATATGTTGACTTTCCAATTGACGATCTTGATCTGTCAAATTACGTTTGCTGTAAGAACAGCCAGCTGTCTAATCGTTATGTGCTGTATGCAATAAGCAATCATTATGGAGGCATGGGGGGCGGTCACTATACTGCATTTGTTGAC ATAGACTATCATTCAGCCTTCAAGCAGTACGAGTATCTAAAAACACAAATTACTTCTGTGCAGCTTGGGCATAAAAGATGGTTTGAGTTTGATGACGACAGGGTTTATCCAGTTAGTGAGGACAATATTAAGACATCTGCAGCTTATGTTCTTTTTTACAAGAGAGTCTCTGAtgtcaaataa